Proteins encoded within one genomic window of Geotalea daltonii FRC-32:
- a CDS encoding GspE/PulE/PilB domain-containing protein produces MGITLLDMLLNAGLINKEQFEEALKNRVLYGGKIGTSLIELGYLKEEDLARFLGKKLAVPFVGADRLLNISPEIIELIPKELALTYGVIPIHRDKKRLYLVMSDPADLKAIDELSFTTGFIINPVAAPELRLMQALGKYYDYEVDRRYLQILQRIEHEKPAEKPKVLPSAKKATDEIPAATESAPAAAPETAKTTAPEAVEEDHLQEVEIVDNEELVRRVGHYSIDLVSQTLAKVDDREEIADTLVGYLSQEFKRVALFVIRGDAAFGWKGVNRGEGIRDFSKVVVPFMGQSVLKTVTDGMAYYLGSIPDTSENMVMISGMGGEKPSAALLLPLIVSGRVVMILYVDGGERELGERFMELHRLLAKAVLAFEILIFREKILML; encoded by the coding sequence ATGGGCATTACACTTTTGGACATGTTGCTTAATGCCGGCCTTATCAACAAGGAGCAGTTCGAAGAAGCCTTGAAGAACCGCGTTCTTTATGGTGGAAAGATCGGCACCAGCCTTATAGAATTGGGATATTTAAAGGAAGAAGACCTGGCCCGCTTCCTGGGCAAGAAACTTGCCGTCCCCTTTGTCGGGGCCGATCGACTGCTTAACATCTCCCCTGAAATAATCGAGCTTATCCCGAAGGAACTGGCGCTGACCTATGGCGTTATTCCCATTCATCGTGATAAAAAACGACTGTATCTTGTCATGTCCGATCCTGCCGATCTGAAAGCCATCGATGAACTCTCCTTCACGACCGGTTTCATCATCAATCCGGTTGCTGCACCCGAGCTACGTCTGATGCAAGCACTGGGTAAATACTACGATTATGAAGTGGACCGGCGCTATCTGCAGATACTGCAACGCATAGAGCATGAAAAACCGGCTGAAAAACCCAAAGTCCTGCCTTCAGCTAAAAAGGCCACTGATGAAATACCGGCAGCAACGGAGTCAGCACCTGCCGCTGCCCCAGAGACTGCAAAAACGACAGCACCCGAGGCGGTCGAAGAAGATCATCTGCAAGAGGTTGAAATTGTCGATAACGAGGAATTGGTGCGGCGGGTCGGTCACTACTCCATTGATCTGGTTTCCCAGACACTGGCCAAGGTGGATGACCGGGAAGAAATTGCCGATACCCTTGTGGGTTACCTGAGCCAGGAGTTCAAGCGGGTTGCCTTGTTCGTCATCAGAGGTGACGCTGCCTTCGGTTGGAAAGGTGTCAACAGGGGTGAGGGAATTCGCGACTTCAGCAAGGTAGTAGTCCCTTTCATGGGTCAATCGGTGCTGAAGACGGTGACTGACGGTATGGCCTATTATCTGGGCTCGATTCCCGACACCTCTGAGAATATGGTCATGATTAGCGGCATGGGGGGAGAGAAACCTTCTGCCGCCCTGCTGCTCCCCCTGATCGTCTCCGGCCGGGTGGTGATGATCCTTTATGTTGACGGAGGAGAAAGGGAGCTTGGTGAACGGTTCATGGAGCTGCACAGGCTTCTGGCCAAGGCCGTGCTCGCTTTTGAAATCCTCATCTTCAGGGAAAAAATCCTCATGCTGTGA
- a CDS encoding right-handed parallel beta-helix repeat-containing protein, protein MYLIFKKVCVYAAVAMGLALSGNPGPATAGDRDNKTDSPDRTVLSPVADLTYKNRTIAEDVTWKGNVLVEGGLILAPQATLTLEPGTTVFFRQSPGGDKPVFLIHGRIQALGGADKPVVFTSLYTEPTQGDWQGIVIMSSDKKNVLENCRITGAETGIEALFSRITLKNVGFAACGTGARIQDCMAVIVGGGATNCNIGLELTETEADVRDVNYSGNGQAVVAFQSSLYLGGSTFYSNSLEAVKVEGGRIRIIGNSFSVNGSGVTLIQGEGTLSGNRILKNKDYGVTLSKARVKVTANDISHNSKVGLRVEDGKGVAWGNTFVGNGDYDLYNAGADDFKAMGNWWGEGTPTTGKRIFDKKSNTSIGRVLYLPVLQAKPQSDL, encoded by the coding sequence ATGTATCTGATTTTCAAGAAAGTCTGCGTTTATGCTGCTGTCGCCATGGGGTTGGCTTTGTCAGGAAATCCCGGTCCGGCAACCGCAGGAGACCGGGATAACAAAACTGATAGTCCGGATCGTACGGTTCTGTCTCCTGTTGCCGACCTGACCTATAAAAACAGGACCATCGCCGAGGATGTAACCTGGAAGGGCAATGTGCTTGTCGAAGGTGGACTCATTCTTGCCCCTCAGGCAACTCTTACACTAGAGCCAGGCACCACTGTTTTCTTCAGGCAGTCACCTGGTGGGGACAAACCGGTTTTCTTGATACATGGCAGAATCCAGGCACTTGGGGGGGCAGACAAACCAGTAGTTTTCACCTCTTTATATACGGAGCCGACACAGGGAGACTGGCAAGGGATCGTCATCATGTCCAGCGACAAGAAAAATGTCCTGGAAAACTGCCGGATAACAGGTGCTGAAACTGGGATCGAGGCTCTTTTTTCCAGAATAACCCTTAAAAATGTCGGTTTTGCGGCTTGTGGCACAGGTGCCAGGATTCAGGACTGCATGGCTGTTATCGTCGGAGGCGGGGCCACTAATTGCAATATCGGGTTGGAACTGACGGAAACCGAGGCTGATGTGCGAGATGTTAATTATTCAGGCAATGGACAGGCGGTAGTTGCTTTCCAGTCTTCCCTTTATCTGGGTGGATCAACATTCTACAGCAACAGCCTGGAGGCGGTCAAAGTCGAAGGAGGACGGATCAGGATTATTGGCAACAGCTTCAGTGTCAACGGCAGCGGCGTTACCCTGATCCAGGGTGAAGGCACGCTATCAGGAAACAGGATCCTGAAAAACAAAGACTATGGCGTTACTCTGTCCAAAGCCAGGGTGAAGGTGACTGCCAACGACATTTCCCATAACAGCAAGGTGGGTCTCAGGGTGGAAGACGGCAAGGGGGTTGCCTGGGGAAACACTTTTGTCGGCAACGGGGATTACGACCTATACAATGCCGGAGCAGATGATTTCAAGGCAATGGGTAATTGGTGGGGAGAGGGCACCCCGACCACCGGCAAGCGTATCTTCGACAAGAAGAGCAACACTTCCATCGGCAGGGTTCTTTACCTGCCAGTTCTTCAGGCCAAACCCCAATCCGACTTGTAG
- a CDS encoding sensor domain-containing diguanylate cyclase has translation MATRDKERDALEAQVKALKELIEVAKAVVSTLDLDTVLQAILTSAMHFAETPAGSVGLYDENKHELSLHAHSGLTADFIKKERWDVSPGGLTEQVLKAREIFFVENTATANFSQNPMMVREGIQSLVCVPLTFGDRVMGVLYLDDFVPRVFDKERMNLLSVLSSFAAMAIYNAKLHNRTKLLAITDALTGLYNHRHFHHIFSIEMGRCKRYHKDLSIIMLDVDDFKKFNDRYGHSTGDLVLTSIGELIAGTLRGVDYAFRYGGEEFIVLLPETRLEQAFQVAERLRQIIETETATKFTKLAGHGVTVSVGVASYPVDADKKDQLFEKVDALLYQAKVFGKNKVYYSKEETAV, from the coding sequence ATGGCGACAAGGGATAAGGAAAGAGACGCGCTGGAGGCGCAGGTCAAAGCGCTGAAAGAGCTGATTGAAGTGGCCAAGGCCGTTGTCTCCACCTTGGATCTTGATACGGTGCTCCAGGCCATCCTGACAAGCGCCATGCATTTTGCTGAAACGCCAGCCGGCAGCGTGGGGCTTTACGACGAAAACAAACATGAGCTGTCCCTGCATGCCCATTCGGGTTTAACTGCCGACTTCATCAAGAAGGAACGTTGGGATGTCTCTCCTGGCGGACTTACGGAACAGGTACTTAAGGCCAGGGAGATCTTCTTTGTTGAAAATACTGCTACAGCCAATTTTTCCCAGAATCCCATGATGGTCAGGGAAGGGATCCAGTCGCTGGTCTGCGTTCCCCTTACCTTTGGCGATCGGGTGATGGGGGTCCTGTACCTGGACGATTTTGTTCCCCGTGTCTTCGACAAGGAGCGGATGAATCTTCTATCGGTACTTTCCTCATTTGCCGCCATGGCCATTTATAATGCCAAGCTGCACAACAGGACAAAGCTTCTTGCCATAACCGATGCCCTTACCGGTCTGTACAACCACCGCCATTTTCACCATATTTTCAGCATTGAAATGGGCAGATGTAAACGCTATCACAAGGATCTGTCCATTATCATGCTTGATGTTGATGACTTTAAAAAATTCAATGACAGATATGGTCATTCGACAGGGGATCTGGTCCTTACCTCCATCGGCGAGCTCATAGCTGGAACACTCAGGGGGGTTGACTATGCCTTTCGTTATGGAGGAGAGGAATTCATCGTTCTTCTGCCTGAAACTCGCCTTGAGCAGGCATTCCAGGTTGCAGAGCGGCTTCGCCAGATAATCGAGACGGAAACGGCGACAAAATTCACCAAGCTTGCCGGACATGGAGTTACTGTCAGTGTGGGAGTAGCCTCTTATCCGGTCGACGCCGACAAGAAGGATCAATTATTCGAAAAGGTCGATGCACTGCTTTACCAGGCCAAGGTGTTCGGCAAGAACAAGGTGTATTACAGCAAGGAGGAGACGGCGGTTTAA
- a CDS encoding Tex family protein — protein MTLTDQQLTRILDVIVEETGLAAKQVANTVALLQEGATVPFIARYRKELTFELDEVQIRQIEDNLAYHSELEERKVTVLKTIGEQGKLTPELQTRIEQTRTKTELEDLYLPYKPKRRTKATIAKERGLEPLADIIAAQELTAGTPEEAAAPFVNPDKDVADAAAALEGAGHILAERLSEDADARSFVRRVSGEQGIFCSRVAPDKKETVSKFEMYYDYQEPLKTIPSHRMLAMRRGEKEEFLFLSIIAPVDEILAGLKSRLIKGDSIFRPLLEAIAEDAYRRLVAPSIEVELRLESKNRADEAAIAVFAENLKNLLLLPPAGNKRVLGVDPGLRTGSKLAAVDETGRFLGHCTIYPHTGSGNIEPAKRELLRMIHSHQSELVAIGNGTAGREMELFVRQTLTEAGLRLPVVVVNEAGASVYSASDIAREEFPELDLTVRGAISIARRLQDPLAELVKIDPKSIGVGQYQHDVNQNALKKSLDAVVESCVNFVGVDLNTASWALLSYVSGLNETQARAITSHRDQNGPFASRQTLLKVSRFGPKTFEQAAGFLRIRNGENPLDNTAVHPENYSLVSAMAQDLSTTVADMVKEPSIVGRIDLKRYVTDMVGLPTLRDIIEELKKPGRDPRAKFETATLRDDVTTIGDLQEGMILQGTVTNVAAFGAFVDIGVHQDGLVHVSHLSRRFVREASEAVKVGEIVKVKVLAVDLQRKRISLSIKEAEPGREKEKPASRPAAGKNTGAADLSGWEKAGFRVKK, from the coding sequence ATGACTCTGACAGACCAGCAACTGACGCGTATTCTTGACGTAATCGTCGAAGAAACCGGACTCGCAGCCAAACAGGTGGCCAATACTGTCGCCCTCCTCCAGGAAGGGGCTACCGTCCCCTTCATTGCCCGTTACCGGAAAGAACTGACCTTCGAGCTGGACGAGGTGCAGATCCGCCAGATTGAAGATAATCTCGCTTACCATTCCGAGCTGGAAGAGCGGAAAGTAACGGTTCTCAAGACCATCGGCGAACAGGGAAAACTGACGCCTGAACTGCAAACCCGCATCGAACAAACCAGGACAAAAACAGAACTTGAGGATCTTTATCTCCCCTATAAACCAAAACGGCGAACCAAGGCGACCATTGCCAAAGAGCGTGGCCTGGAGCCGTTGGCTGACATCATCGCTGCCCAGGAACTGACTGCCGGCACCCCCGAGGAAGCAGCAGCGCCCTTTGTAAATCCGGACAAGGATGTAGCCGATGCGGCGGCGGCCCTGGAAGGGGCAGGACATATCCTGGCCGAACGCCTGAGCGAAGATGCCGATGCCCGGTCTTTTGTCCGCCGTGTTTCCGGTGAGCAGGGGATATTCTGTTCGCGGGTGGCGCCTGACAAAAAGGAGACGGTCAGCAAGTTCGAGATGTACTACGACTACCAGGAGCCGCTGAAGACCATACCGTCCCACCGGATGCTGGCCATGCGACGCGGCGAAAAGGAAGAGTTTCTCTTTCTCTCCATCATTGCCCCGGTGGATGAAATTCTGGCAGGGCTGAAATCCAGGCTGATCAAGGGGGACAGCATCTTCCGCCCGCTCCTGGAAGCCATTGCCGAAGATGCGTACCGCAGGCTTGTTGCACCTTCCATTGAAGTGGAGCTGCGACTGGAATCCAAGAATCGGGCCGATGAAGCGGCCATTGCCGTTTTTGCCGAAAATCTGAAGAACCTGCTGCTGCTGCCGCCGGCGGGAAACAAACGCGTGCTGGGCGTTGACCCGGGCTTGCGCACCGGCTCCAAACTGGCAGCAGTGGATGAAACCGGCCGTTTCCTCGGCCACTGCACCATCTATCCCCACACCGGGAGCGGCAATATCGAGCCGGCAAAAAGGGAGCTGCTGCGCATGATCCACAGCCACCAGAGCGAACTGGTGGCCATCGGCAACGGTACCGCCGGCCGTGAAATGGAGCTGTTCGTCCGCCAGACACTGACGGAAGCCGGTCTCCGGCTGCCGGTCGTTGTCGTCAACGAGGCGGGAGCCAGTGTCTACTCGGCATCGGATATCGCCCGTGAGGAATTTCCCGAGCTGGACCTGACGGTGCGTGGCGCCATATCCATCGCCAGGCGTCTCCAGGACCCCCTTGCCGAGTTGGTCAAGATCGATCCGAAAAGTATCGGCGTCGGCCAGTATCAGCATGATGTGAATCAGAACGCCCTGAAAAAGTCCCTGGACGCGGTGGTCGAGTCGTGCGTGAATTTCGTCGGTGTCGACCTGAATACCGCCTCGTGGGCGCTGCTTTCCTATGTTTCGGGCCTGAATGAAACACAGGCGCGGGCCATTACCAGTCATCGCGACCAGAATGGACCGTTTGCCTCCCGACAGACGCTGCTCAAGGTCAGCCGTTTCGGGCCGAAGACTTTCGAGCAGGCGGCAGGGTTCCTGCGCATCAGAAATGGCGAGAACCCCCTGGACAACACCGCCGTGCACCCGGAAAACTATTCGCTGGTGTCAGCCATGGCCCAGGACCTTTCCACTACCGTTGCAGACATGGTGAAGGAGCCTTCCATCGTCGGCCGGATCGATCTGAAACGCTACGTGACTGACATGGTCGGGTTGCCGACCCTGAGGGATATCATCGAAGAGTTGAAAAAGCCGGGGCGGGACCCCAGGGCCAAATTCGAGACCGCGACCCTGCGTGACGACGTAACAACTATCGGCGACCTCCAGGAAGGGATGATCCTCCAGGGGACTGTCACCAACGTGGCTGCGTTTGGCGCGTTTGTGGATATCGGCGTTCACCAGGACGGCCTTGTCCATGTGAGCCACCTGTCCCGGCGCTTTGTCAGGGAAGCAAGCGAAGCGGTAAAAGTTGGGGAAATCGTCAAGGTGAAGGTTCTTGCCGTGGACCTGCAGCGGAAGCGAATATCTCTGTCGATTAAAGAAGCTGAACCAGGCAGAGAGAAGGAAAAACCAGCATCACGCCCCGCAGCCGGGAAAAATACAGGGGCTGCAGATTTGAGTGGCTGGGAAAAGGCGGGATTCCGTGTAAAAAAATAG
- a CDS encoding GIY-YIG nuclease family protein — MQWHVYIIQCLDSSLYTGITTDITRRFRDHAAGRGAKYFRLHPPKKLVYVESGHSRSSAGKREIEIKRLKRAEKIRLTLQAMSPIDGGSLNV; from the coding sequence ATGCAGTGGCACGTTTACATAATTCAGTGCTTGGACAGTTCCCTCTACACCGGAATCACCACCGACATAACACGAAGGTTCAGGGACCATGCCGCAGGCCGGGGTGCAAAATATTTCCGCCTTCATCCCCCAAAGAAATTGGTTTACGTGGAGTCGGGACATTCCAGAAGCAGCGCCGGCAAAAGGGAGATAGAGATCAAACGCTTGAAGCGGGCCGAAAAAATCCGTTTAACCTTGCAGGCAATGTCACCGATTGACGGCGGGAGTTTGAACGTATAA
- a CDS encoding vitamin B12-dependent ribonucleotide reductase, translated as MKKTTKGNIPGLSKNAVTVLEKRYLKRDKDGKVLESPVDMFRRVAESIAAADARFDKKADIAALADKFFAMMTSFEFLPNSPTLMNAGRELGQLSACFVLPVGDSMEEIFDAVKHTALIHKSGGGTGFSFSRLRPANDMVMSTTGISSGPLSFMRVFDVATETIKQGGTRRGANMGILRVDHPDIMDFIMCKADQRQLNNFNISVGLTEEFMKAVDADREYNLINPRSGEKAGSLNARKVFNRIVKQAWENGEPGIIFIDRLNKDNPTPHIGQIESTNPCGEQPLLPYESCNLGSINLGKMVEHGEINWQRLKEVILLAVNFLDNVIEVNNYPLEQIDAMTRANRKIGLGVMGWADLLILLGIPYNSKEAIELGEKIMKFINDEGHAASVQLAKVRGPFPNFKGSIFDKPGMEPIRNATVTTIAPTGTISIIANASSGVEPLFAVSFIRQVMDKNILLEVNPIFEETAKKEGFYSEELMQKIAEHGTVHDIPEIPEQIRNVFVTAHDITPEVHISMQAAFQKHTDNAVSKTVNFPNSATIEEVEKVYRLAYETNCKGVTIYRDGSRDEQVLSTGKKDEAPKTLPVADEKRSHKRERPKALKGWTYQMQTGCGPLYVTVNEDKSGLFELFTTMGKAGGCAASQSEAIGRMVSLAWRSGIQARQVIKQLLGISCHCPAGFGENKVLSCADAVAKAIQAHMQESGIDMGIEQAAFDRGACPECGGIVEHEGGCAVCRVCGYSECA; from the coding sequence ATGAAAAAAACAACCAAGGGAAACATTCCGGGTTTATCGAAAAATGCTGTCACTGTCCTGGAGAAGCGTTACCTGAAGCGGGACAAGGATGGAAAAGTACTCGAATCCCCCGTGGATATGTTTCGCCGGGTTGCCGAATCCATTGCCGCAGCAGATGCAAGATTCGATAAAAAAGCCGATATCGCTGCTCTTGCCGACAAATTTTTTGCCATGATGACCTCCTTCGAATTTCTTCCCAACTCCCCCACATTGATGAACGCAGGTCGTGAGCTGGGTCAACTCTCCGCCTGTTTCGTCCTCCCGGTGGGAGATTCCATGGAAGAAATTTTCGATGCGGTAAAACACACTGCCCTCATCCACAAGTCCGGAGGGGGTACAGGTTTTTCATTTTCACGTCTCCGCCCGGCCAACGACATGGTCATGTCGACTACCGGCATTTCCAGCGGCCCCCTCTCCTTCATGCGCGTTTTTGATGTGGCTACCGAAACCATAAAGCAGGGAGGAACGAGACGCGGCGCCAACATGGGCATTCTGCGGGTCGATCATCCCGATATCATGGATTTCATCATGTGCAAGGCAGATCAAAGACAGCTGAACAACTTTAACATCTCAGTCGGCCTTACCGAAGAATTCATGAAGGCTGTGGACGCAGATCGCGAGTATAACCTGATCAACCCACGCAGTGGTGAAAAAGCCGGTAGCCTCAACGCCCGCAAGGTCTTCAACCGGATCGTCAAGCAGGCCTGGGAAAATGGCGAGCCGGGCATCATCTTTATCGACCGCCTCAACAAGGACAACCCGACCCCCCACATCGGCCAGATCGAATCCACCAACCCCTGTGGAGAGCAACCGTTGCTACCCTACGAGTCGTGCAATCTGGGCTCAATAAATCTTGGCAAGATGGTGGAACATGGCGAAATCAACTGGCAGCGCCTCAAGGAGGTCATCCTGCTGGCAGTGAACTTCCTGGACAATGTCATCGAGGTCAACAACTATCCCCTCGAACAGATTGACGCCATGACCCGCGCCAACCGCAAGATCGGCCTGGGTGTCATGGGCTGGGCCGATTTGCTGATCCTGCTCGGCATCCCTTACAATTCCAAGGAAGCAATCGAGCTGGGCGAAAAAATCATGAAATTCATCAACGATGAAGGACATGCCGCCTCTGTGCAACTGGCAAAAGTTCGCGGGCCTTTCCCCAATTTCAAAGGCTCTATCTTTGACAAGCCGGGCATGGAGCCGATCAGAAACGCAACTGTCACCACCATTGCACCCACCGGCACCATATCCATTATCGCCAACGCCTCTTCGGGTGTGGAGCCGCTCTTTGCCGTCTCCTTCATCCGCCAGGTAATGGACAAAAATATTCTTCTCGAAGTTAATCCCATCTTTGAAGAAACGGCAAAAAAAGAGGGTTTTTATTCGGAAGAGCTGATGCAGAAAATTGCCGAGCATGGCACTGTCCATGATATCCCGGAAATACCCGAACAGATCAGGAATGTGTTTGTCACCGCCCACGACATCACTCCTGAAGTTCATATTTCCATGCAGGCAGCCTTCCAGAAACATACAGACAATGCCGTCAGCAAAACGGTCAACTTCCCCAATTCGGCCACCATCGAAGAGGTGGAAAAGGTCTACCGTCTTGCCTATGAGACAAACTGCAAGGGGGTAACCATCTACCGCGACGGTTCCAGGGACGAACAGGTTCTTTCCACCGGAAAGAAGGATGAAGCACCGAAAACCCTGCCGGTTGCCGATGAAAAACGGTCACACAAACGTGAGCGACCCAAGGCCCTCAAAGGGTGGACATATCAGATGCAGACCGGTTGCGGCCCCCTCTATGTGACGGTCAACGAAGACAAGAGCGGTCTCTTTGAACTTTTCACCACCATGGGAAAGGCCGGCGGCTGTGCCGCTTCACAGAGCGAAGCTATCGGTCGAATGGTATCACTGGCATGGCGCAGTGGCATTCAGGCGCGCCAGGTTATCAAGCAGCTGCTGGGCATTTCCTGCCACTGTCCGGCCGGCTTCGGTGAAAACAAGGTTCTTTCCTGCGCCGACGCTGTAGCCAAAGCAATTCAGGCACACATGCAGGAAAGCGGCATCGATATGGGCATAGAGCAGGCCGCCTTCGACCGTGGAGCATGCCCCGAATGCGGCGGCATCGTCGAACACGAGGGAGGATGCGCCGTCTGCCGGGTCTGCGGCTATAGTGAATGCGCGTAA
- a CDS encoding XTP/dITP diphosphatase — MKELVVATGNRGKLLEIEDLLRGCVEKLLSPADFSSFPAVVEDGLTFTENAVKKAKAAAEATGKPVLADDSGLVVDALEGNPGVFSARFAGEGASDADNNDKLLGELARLPETERSAAFHCVVALCYPDGSCRTFDGELRGLILDSPRGSEGFGYDPLFLVPEYSLTLAELPMSIKNRISHRGKALEALKEFLATVNT; from the coding sequence ATGAAAGAACTTGTGGTCGCCACGGGCAACAGGGGCAAGCTGCTGGAAATTGAGGATCTGTTGCGCGGATGCGTCGAAAAGCTCCTTTCCCCAGCTGATTTTTCCTCATTTCCAGCTGTAGTTGAAGACGGATTGACTTTCACGGAAAATGCAGTGAAAAAGGCAAAAGCCGCTGCAGAGGCTACAGGTAAGCCCGTTCTCGCAGATGATTCCGGGCTTGTTGTCGACGCCCTGGAGGGCAATCCCGGCGTATTCTCGGCCAGATTTGCCGGGGAAGGGGCCAGCGACGCGGACAATAACGACAAGCTGCTTGGAGAGCTGGCTCGACTACCGGAGACGGAGCGTTCGGCTGCGTTTCACTGTGTCGTGGCCCTATGTTACCCGGACGGGTCCTGCCGTACTTTCGATGGGGAACTGCGCGGCCTGATCCTGGACAGCCCCAGGGGATCAGAGGGATTCGGTTATGACCCTCTTTTTCTGGTTCCCGAGTATAGCCTGACCCTGGCCGAACTGCCCATGAGCATAAAAAACAGGATCAGTCATCGGGGCAAAGCTCTTGAAGCCCTGAAGGAATTTCTTGCCACGGTAAACACTTAG
- the rbr gene encoding rubrerythrin, whose protein sequence is MTIKGTQTEKNILTAFCGESQARNRYTYFASKAKNEGFVQISDIFEETANQEKEHAKRLFKLLEGGEVQITAAFPAGVIGTTLENLEEAAGGENYEHTQMYPGFAKVAREEGFPKIADIFMAIAVAEKQHEKRYLALKANIANNRVFKKGQPVVWRCRNCGYIHENSTDAPDKCPACNHPQAHFELLGENW, encoded by the coding sequence ATGACCATCAAGGGAACACAGACGGAAAAGAATATACTCACCGCTTTCTGCGGCGAGAGCCAGGCACGCAACCGCTATACCTACTTTGCTTCCAAAGCGAAGAATGAAGGCTTCGTTCAGATCTCCGATATTTTCGAAGAGACGGCAAACCAGGAGAAGGAGCATGCAAAGCGGCTGTTCAAGCTTTTGGAAGGTGGAGAGGTCCAGATCACTGCAGCATTTCCCGCCGGTGTCATCGGAACCACTTTGGAGAACCTGGAAGAGGCAGCTGGCGGCGAGAACTACGAGCACACCCAGATGTATCCCGGCTTTGCCAAAGTGGCCAGAGAGGAAGGATTCCCCAAGATCGCCGACATCTTCATGGCCATCGCCGTCGCGGAAAAACAACACGAGAAACGGTACCTGGCTCTGAAAGCCAACATTGCCAACAATCGGGTTTTCAAAAAAGGACAGCCGGTCGTCTGGCGATGCCGCAACTGTGGCTACATTCACGAAAACTCCACCGACGCCCCGGACAAATGCCCGGCATGCAATCACCCACAGGCCCATTTCGAGCTTTTAGGCGAAAACTGGTAG
- a CDS encoding CAP domain-containing protein: MIAKLMSYLLIATALFAAVPAHGAPDPHAVHLELNLARTNPKGYAEYLEQFRRKFRGKAYRLEDKRTRVVTQEGVKAVDEAIRFLSRTKPLPPLKWSDGMASAASELVKEQGETGRTGHNAKSGNMTERIERQGRWLGKIGENIGYGPTEARLMVMQLIIDDGVLDRGHRKNIFDRKFNVVGVACGEHPVFRSMCAMDFAGSFAE, translated from the coding sequence TTGATTGCCAAGCTTATGTCATACCTGCTGATTGCCACGGCACTTTTCGCGGCCGTTCCAGCCCATGGGGCTCCAGACCCCCATGCTGTACATTTGGAACTGAATCTTGCCCGTACCAACCCGAAAGGCTATGCAGAATACCTTGAACAGTTTCGCCGGAAGTTCCGAGGAAAGGCCTATCGCCTTGAGGATAAGCGCACCAGGGTTGTCACGCAGGAAGGTGTTAAAGCAGTGGACGAGGCCATCCGGTTCCTCTCCCGCACCAAGCCGCTGCCACCGCTGAAATGGTCTGACGGCATGGCCTCTGCAGCATCGGAACTGGTAAAAGAACAAGGAGAAACCGGCAGAACCGGGCACAATGCAAAGAGCGGAAACATGACCGAAAGGATTGAACGCCAGGGTCGGTGGCTTGGGAAAATTGGCGAAAATATCGGTTATGGCCCGACAGAGGCCCGTCTGATGGTCATGCAGCTCATTATCGATGATGGGGTGCTCGACCGGGGGCACCGGAAAAACATTTTTGATCGCAAGTTCAATGTGGTAGGAGTCGCCTGTGGTGAGCATCCGGTCTTTAGATCCATGTGTGCCATGGACTTTGCCGGCAGTTTTGCAGAATAG
- the rph gene encoding ribonuclease PH has translation MRFDGRGEGSLREVRITRNYIKHAEGSVLVEFGDTKVICTASVESSVPPFLRGKGTGWVTAEYSMLPRATHSRSPREAAKGKVGGRTHEIQRLIGRSLRAVVDMSLLGERSIIIDCDVIQADGGTRTASITGAYVALCDALQGLVAKGELSSLPIREAVAAVSVGIVGGVAVLDLNYVEDSAAEVDMNFVMTSSNRFVEVQGTAEAEPFTIEQMDAMRTLAVDGIKQLFQIQQAVLAR, from the coding sequence ATGCGCTTTGACGGACGTGGAGAAGGAAGTCTCAGAGAAGTTAGAATAACCCGCAATTACATAAAGCATGCGGAAGGATCGGTACTGGTTGAATTCGGAGATACCAAGGTCATCTGTACCGCTTCCGTAGAATCATCGGTTCCGCCCTTTTTGCGCGGCAAGGGAACAGGTTGGGTCACAGCGGAATATTCGATGTTGCCCAGGGCTACCCATAGCCGGTCGCCAAGGGAAGCAGCGAAAGGGAAGGTGGGGGGGCGGACCCACGAAATACAGCGGCTGATCGGTCGTTCCTTGCGGGCGGTGGTGGATATGTCCCTCCTTGGCGAGAGAAGCATAATTATTGACTGTGATGTCATTCAGGCTGACGGGGGCACACGTACGGCCTCCATAACAGGGGCCTACGTGGCGCTATGCGATGCATTGCAGGGGCTGGTGGCAAAGGGTGAACTGTCGTCATTGCCGATCCGCGAGGCTGTTGCAGCCGTTAGTGTCGGCATCGTTGGCGGAGTTGCAGTTCTCGATCTGAATTATGTGGAGGACTCTGCTGCCGAGGTGGATATGAACTTTGTCATGACCTCCTCCAACCGTTTCGTCGAGGTCCAGGGAACTGCCGAGGCTGAACCTTTCACTATCGAGCAGATGGATGCCATGCGCACCCTGGCCGTTGACGGTATCAAGCAGTTGTTTCAGATTCAACAGGCGGTTCTCGCCCGATGA